In one Xiphophorus couchianus chromosome 17, X_couchianus-1.0, whole genome shotgun sequence genomic region, the following are encoded:
- the apex1 gene encoding DNA repair nuclease APEX1, which translates to MKRGKKTDDGSADGENDAGSASAKKAKKSKEPEAPVLYEDPPDKMTSKDGRSANMKITSWNVDGLRAWVKKNGLDWVREEAPDVLCLQETKCSEKALPAQITSMPEYPHKYWAASNDKEGYSGVAMLCKTEPLKVTYGIGKEEHDKEGRVITAEFPNFYLVTAYVPNASRGLVRLDYRKTWDVDFRAYLSELDIQKPLVLCGDLNVAHQEIDLKNPKGNKKNAGFTPEEREGFSQLLAAGFVDSFRELYPEQANAYTFWTYMMNARSKNVGWRLDYFLLSSSLLPGLCDNKIRNKAMGSDHCPITLHIAV; encoded by the exons ATGAAGAGAGGCAAGAAGACAGATGATGGGTCTGCTGATGGGGAGAATGATGCAGGCTCTG CTTCTGCAAAAAAAGCCAAGAAATCCAAGGAACCAGAAGCCCCAGTACTGTACGAAGACCCCCCTGACAAAATGACGAGCAAAGATGGCCGTAGCGCCAACATGAAGATCACCTCCTGGAACGTAGACGGGCTCAGGGCCTGGGTGAAAAAGAACGGACTGGAT TGGGTGCGTGAGGAGGCGCCAGATGTTCTGTGCCTCCAAGAGACAAAGTGTTCAGAGAAAGCCCTTCCTGCCCAGATCACGTCCATGCCCGAGTACCCCCACAAATACTGGGCTGCGTCCAATGACAAGGAGGGCTACAGTGGTGTAGCCATGCTGTGCAAGACTGAACCTCTCAAAGTCACTTATGGAATTG GCAAAGAGGAGCACGATAAGGAGGGGCGCGTCATCACAGCCGAGTTCCCAAACTTCTACCTTGTGACGGCCTACGTCCCGAACGCGAGCAGAGGCCTCGTCCGCCTAGATTACCGCAAAACCTGGGACGTGGACTTCCGAGCTTACCTGAGCGAGCTCGACATCCAGAAGCCCCTGGTACTGTGCGGCGATCTCAATGTCGCGCACCAGGAGATCGACTTGAAGAACCCAAAGGGCAACAAGAAGAACGCGGGCTTCACCCCGGAGGAGCGCGAAGGGTTCAGCCAGCTGCTGGCGGCCGGCTTCGTGGACAGCTTCCGTGAGCTCTACCCGGAGCAGGCCAACGCCTACACCTTCTGGACCTACATGATGAACGCCCGCTCTAAGAACGTGGGCTGGCGGCTCGACTACTTCCTGCTCTCGTCTTCCCTGCTGCCAGGCCTGTGCGATAATAAGATCCGTAACAAGGCAATGGGGAGCGACCACTGCCCCATCACTCTCCACATAGCTGTGTGA
- the LOC114160729 gene encoding zinc finger protein 420-like isoform X1, translating into MVTILVSQLAGRLIQATETFQPQQKKMDSDVLTDIPRGDPLPLASLRLLVPPLQLMAASMWQVLRKQDVTSYWKVSDFVSLVVDMVPELLMDKYRTQLNLGLRARYIIELCRNEHSSETILSYLEKMTSPHPTLIRESDDLSVKMNFLELIQILLKDPEERKHFFMDIFPAEYGPQYDSDLQTLFAEFLCRLFQLVPVPDLEQTVSWLGAECSLLEDCLQTVSEPTDLKNLLQHHKNLGHLDQHVPPASMGDDISSSLSALPPGRLAETSEQPDQSDPLRDLHVETQLAPEVAEVVTVSDYSEVEIGASSNVEVVTEENCFEGREDTVGERSVVVYLEKTSEEEPKREATELPSSSQHKAAAGPHDCPRCEKKFKFASSLLAHSVIHTGERPHRCTDCGRCFSFRQSLDRHRRTHRKGRAHDCMDTACMPHSCRLCNVEFSCKLALASHLKTHSDDGNLDKLKEHLEGGPDTDKAVDINEANAEHTDPDCPVETGDRPFSESIRDNGVKPPNVRTSGRKRRPTMKIQAINLQKHMATNQRNKCSRVNPSALRPLPIISSEHSYGSPVVSKQGGESSPADASVVAFSCPQCSFQDSEEGRVLQHIKKVHPTDAADQHRHLSCADCGKVFRFHSLLKAHQRVHTGEQPFSCSQCGRQFSFKQSLERHKQTHSSGNKLSCLICGELFKSATEQARHNNGHLEDGDYQCSECGQTFTWKAAFVKHLKTHGVDAGEVEDSFKCSHCNLGFNCERHLNKHILTHKEEKPHSCNCGKSFPYRAALTAHQRTHRERPHTCTQCGKGFLYKGGLMSHMKIHSEEMPFMCSFCGKSFKRERNMKKHERCHTRENVFRCTQCDKSFVYKATLIRHELTHSGERPYLCSDCGKGFFSHAELLKHERFHTGHKPFQCPHCGKKFTQSCYLTIHLRYHTGARPYSCSECDKSFLSANRLKRHQRTHSGEKPYLCLECGKGFRQSYHLKTHLRTHLS; encoded by the exons ATGGTTACAATACTGGTTAGCCAGCTAGCTGGAAGGCTAATCCAAGCTACTGAAACTTTTCAACCccagcagaagaaaatggactCAGACGTTTTGACGGACATCCCCAGAG GTGACCCGTTACCCCTGGCATCGCTGCGTCTCCTGGTGCCCCCTCTGCAGCTCATGGCAGCCTCTATGTGGCAGGTGTTGAGGAAACAAGATGTCACGAGCTACTGGAAGGTGTCAGACTTTGTGTCGCTGGTGGTGGACATGGTCCCAGAGCTCTTGATGGACAAATATAGGACTCAACTGAATTTAGGGTTAAGAGCTAGG TATATTATTGAGTTATGTCGTAATGAGCATTCCAGTGAGACGATTCTGTCTTACCTGGAGAAGATGACATCACCACATCCCACACTG ATAAGAGAATCAGATGACTTGTCGGTGAAAATGAATTTTCTTGAGTTGATTCAAATTCTTCTCAAAGATCCGGAAGAAAGGAAGCACTTTTTCATG GACATCTTTCCTGCAGAGTATGGCCCTCAGTACGACAGTGACTTGCAGACACTGTTTGCAGAGTTTCTCTGCCGACTGTTTCAGCTGGTTCCGGTCCCTGACCTGGAGCAG ACTGTGTCCTGGCTTGGAGCGGAGTGCTCTCTGTTGGAAGACTGTCTGCAGACCGTCTCTGAACCCACAGACCTGAAGAATCTACTGCAGCACCACAAGAACCTTGGGCATTTAGACCAACATG TTCCACCTGCTAGTATGGGCGACGACATCTCTTCCTCACTTTCTGCCCTTCCCCCGGGgagactggcggaaaccagcgAACAACCCGACCAGTCGGACCCACTTCGAGACCTCCACGTCGAAACACAACTTGCACCAGAAGTAGCGGAAGTAGTTACAGTTTCTGATTACTCTGAGGTTGAAATAGGTGCGAGCTCCAACGTCGAAGTGGTGACAGAAGAAAACTGCTTTGAAGGAAGAGAAGACACAGTAGGGGAACGTTCTGTGGTTGTGTATTTGGAGAAGACAAGCGAAGAAGAGCCAAAAAGAGAAGCGACCGAACTTCCATCCTCCTCTCAACACAAAGCTGCCGCAGGACCACATGACTGCCCCCGCTGTGAGAAGAAATTTAAGTTTGCCTCCTCGCTGCTGGCTCACAGCGTCATCCACACTGGAGAACGCCCCCATCGCTGCACTGACTGCGGCCGCTGCTTCTCCTTTAGGCAGTCCCTCGACAGACACAGACGCACACACAGAAAGGGACGCGCGCATGACTGCATGGACACAGCCTGCATGCCGCACTCGTGCCGTCTCTGCAACGTGGAATTTAGCTGTAAGCTGGCCCTCGCAAGTCACTTAAAGACTCACTCTGATGATGGCAACTTGGACAAACTCAAAGAACACTTAGAGGGTGGGCCAGATACCGATAAGGCTGTGGATATCAACGAAGCGAATGCTGAACACACAGATCCAGACTGTCCGGTGGAAACAGGCGATCGCCCATTCTCTGAATCCATACGAGACAACGGTGTCAAACCACCGAATGTCCGCACGAGTGGACGCAAACGTCGACCCACAATGAAGATCCAGGCAATAAATTTACAGAAGCACATGGCCACTAATCAAAGGAACAAGTGCAGCAGGGTGAATCCCTCAGCACTGAGACCTTTACCTATCATCAG TTCGGAGCACTCCTATGGATCGCCTGTGGTCTCGAAGCAAGGTGGTGAAA GCTCTCCAGCGGATGCCTCAGTAGTTGCTTTCTCCTGTCCTCAATGCTCCTTCCAGGACTCTGAGGAAGGGCGGGTCCTACAGCACATCAAGAAGGTGCACCCCACTGATGCCGCAGATCAACACAGACACTTAAGCTGTGCAGATTGTGGGAAGGTCTTCAGGTTCCACTCCTTACTTAAAGCCCACCAGCGCGTGCACACAGGCGAGCAGCCATTTTCATGCTCCCAGTGTGGACGGCAGTTCTCCTTCAAACAGTCACTGGAGCGGCATAAGCAGACACACTCGTCTGGAAACAAGTTGTCGTGTTTGATCTGCGGGGAGCTCTTCAAGTCAGCAACGGAACAAGCTAGGCACAACAACGGCCACTTAGAGGATGGGGACTACCAGTGTTCAGAGTGCGGTCAGACGTTCACCTGGAAGGCTGCATTTGTGAAGCACCTCAAGACCCACGGAGTGGATGCTGGCGAAGTGGAAGACTCGTTTAAGTGCTCTCACTGCAACCTGGGCTTTAACTGTGAAAGACACCTGAACAAGCACATCCTCACCCACAAAGAGGAAAAACCTCACAGCTGCAACTGTGGGAAGAGTTTTCCTTACCGGGCGGCTCTCACCGCTCACCAACGGACGCATCGAGAGCGGCCGCACACATGCACGCAGTGTGGGAAGGGCTTCCTCTATAAGGGCGGCTTGATGAGCCACATGAAGATCCACTCTGAAGAAATGCCCTTCATGTGCTCGTTCTGCGGCAAGAGCTTCAAGAGGGAGCGCAACATGAAGAAGCACGAGCGCTGCCACACCAGGGAAAACGTCTTCCGCTGCACGCAGTGCGACAAGAGCTTTGTGTACAAGGCCACCTTGATCAGACATGAGCTGACGCATTCGGGCGAGAGGCCGTACCTTTGCTCCGACTGCGGCAAGGGTTTCTTCTCGCATGCAGAGCTCTTAAAGCACGAGCGCTTCCACACGGGCCACAAGCCATTCCAGTGTCCTCACTGTGGCAAGAAATTCACCCAGTCCTGCTACCTGACCATCCATCTGCGCTACCACACCGGGGCCCGGCCATACTCCTGCTCTGAATGCGACAAGAGCTTTCTGAGTGCCAACCGGCTAAAGAGACACCAGCGGACGCACTCTGGAGAAAAACCGTATCTGTGTTTAGAGTGTGGAAAGGGTTTCAGGCAGTCTTATCATCTTAAAACGCATCTGAGGACACATCTGTCATAA
- the LOC114160729 gene encoding zinc finger protein 420-like isoform X2, with protein MLWNEIVSSTFLIDKAAYFKTVSWLGAECSLLEDCLQTVSEPTDLKNLLQHHKNLGHLDQHVPPASMGDDISSSLSALPPGRLAETSEQPDQSDPLRDLHVETQLAPEVAEVVTVSDYSEVEIGASSNVEVVTEENCFEGREDTVGERSVVVYLEKTSEEEPKREATELPSSSQHKAAAGPHDCPRCEKKFKFASSLLAHSVIHTGERPHRCTDCGRCFSFRQSLDRHRRTHRKGRAHDCMDTACMPHSCRLCNVEFSCKLALASHLKTHSDDGNLDKLKEHLEGGPDTDKAVDINEANAEHTDPDCPVETGDRPFSESIRDNGVKPPNVRTSGRKRRPTMKIQAINLQKHMATNQRNKCSRVNPSALRPLPIISSEHSYGSPVVSKQGGESSPADASVVAFSCPQCSFQDSEEGRVLQHIKKVHPTDAADQHRHLSCADCGKVFRFHSLLKAHQRVHTGEQPFSCSQCGRQFSFKQSLERHKQTHSSGNKLSCLICGELFKSATEQARHNNGHLEDGDYQCSECGQTFTWKAAFVKHLKTHGVDAGEVEDSFKCSHCNLGFNCERHLNKHILTHKEEKPHSCNCGKSFPYRAALTAHQRTHRERPHTCTQCGKGFLYKGGLMSHMKIHSEEMPFMCSFCGKSFKRERNMKKHERCHTRENVFRCTQCDKSFVYKATLIRHELTHSGERPYLCSDCGKGFFSHAELLKHERFHTGHKPFQCPHCGKKFTQSCYLTIHLRYHTGARPYSCSECDKSFLSANRLKRHQRTHSGEKPYLCLECGKGFRQSYHLKTHLRTHLS; from the exons atgCTATGGAATGAGATTGTTTCTTCTACCTTCCTCATTGACAAGGCAGCATACTTCAAG ACTGTGTCCTGGCTTGGAGCGGAGTGCTCTCTGTTGGAAGACTGTCTGCAGACCGTCTCTGAACCCACAGACCTGAAGAATCTACTGCAGCACCACAAGAACCTTGGGCATTTAGACCAACATG TTCCACCTGCTAGTATGGGCGACGACATCTCTTCCTCACTTTCTGCCCTTCCCCCGGGgagactggcggaaaccagcgAACAACCCGACCAGTCGGACCCACTTCGAGACCTCCACGTCGAAACACAACTTGCACCAGAAGTAGCGGAAGTAGTTACAGTTTCTGATTACTCTGAGGTTGAAATAGGTGCGAGCTCCAACGTCGAAGTGGTGACAGAAGAAAACTGCTTTGAAGGAAGAGAAGACACAGTAGGGGAACGTTCTGTGGTTGTGTATTTGGAGAAGACAAGCGAAGAAGAGCCAAAAAGAGAAGCGACCGAACTTCCATCCTCCTCTCAACACAAAGCTGCCGCAGGACCACATGACTGCCCCCGCTGTGAGAAGAAATTTAAGTTTGCCTCCTCGCTGCTGGCTCACAGCGTCATCCACACTGGAGAACGCCCCCATCGCTGCACTGACTGCGGCCGCTGCTTCTCCTTTAGGCAGTCCCTCGACAGACACAGACGCACACACAGAAAGGGACGCGCGCATGACTGCATGGACACAGCCTGCATGCCGCACTCGTGCCGTCTCTGCAACGTGGAATTTAGCTGTAAGCTGGCCCTCGCAAGTCACTTAAAGACTCACTCTGATGATGGCAACTTGGACAAACTCAAAGAACACTTAGAGGGTGGGCCAGATACCGATAAGGCTGTGGATATCAACGAAGCGAATGCTGAACACACAGATCCAGACTGTCCGGTGGAAACAGGCGATCGCCCATTCTCTGAATCCATACGAGACAACGGTGTCAAACCACCGAATGTCCGCACGAGTGGACGCAAACGTCGACCCACAATGAAGATCCAGGCAATAAATTTACAGAAGCACATGGCCACTAATCAAAGGAACAAGTGCAGCAGGGTGAATCCCTCAGCACTGAGACCTTTACCTATCATCAG TTCGGAGCACTCCTATGGATCGCCTGTGGTCTCGAAGCAAGGTGGTGAAA GCTCTCCAGCGGATGCCTCAGTAGTTGCTTTCTCCTGTCCTCAATGCTCCTTCCAGGACTCTGAGGAAGGGCGGGTCCTACAGCACATCAAGAAGGTGCACCCCACTGATGCCGCAGATCAACACAGACACTTAAGCTGTGCAGATTGTGGGAAGGTCTTCAGGTTCCACTCCTTACTTAAAGCCCACCAGCGCGTGCACACAGGCGAGCAGCCATTTTCATGCTCCCAGTGTGGACGGCAGTTCTCCTTCAAACAGTCACTGGAGCGGCATAAGCAGACACACTCGTCTGGAAACAAGTTGTCGTGTTTGATCTGCGGGGAGCTCTTCAAGTCAGCAACGGAACAAGCTAGGCACAACAACGGCCACTTAGAGGATGGGGACTACCAGTGTTCAGAGTGCGGTCAGACGTTCACCTGGAAGGCTGCATTTGTGAAGCACCTCAAGACCCACGGAGTGGATGCTGGCGAAGTGGAAGACTCGTTTAAGTGCTCTCACTGCAACCTGGGCTTTAACTGTGAAAGACACCTGAACAAGCACATCCTCACCCACAAAGAGGAAAAACCTCACAGCTGCAACTGTGGGAAGAGTTTTCCTTACCGGGCGGCTCTCACCGCTCACCAACGGACGCATCGAGAGCGGCCGCACACATGCACGCAGTGTGGGAAGGGCTTCCTCTATAAGGGCGGCTTGATGAGCCACATGAAGATCCACTCTGAAGAAATGCCCTTCATGTGCTCGTTCTGCGGCAAGAGCTTCAAGAGGGAGCGCAACATGAAGAAGCACGAGCGCTGCCACACCAGGGAAAACGTCTTCCGCTGCACGCAGTGCGACAAGAGCTTTGTGTACAAGGCCACCTTGATCAGACATGAGCTGACGCATTCGGGCGAGAGGCCGTACCTTTGCTCCGACTGCGGCAAGGGTTTCTTCTCGCATGCAGAGCTCTTAAAGCACGAGCGCTTCCACACGGGCCACAAGCCATTCCAGTGTCCTCACTGTGGCAAGAAATTCACCCAGTCCTGCTACCTGACCATCCATCTGCGCTACCACACCGGGGCCCGGCCATACTCCTGCTCTGAATGCGACAAGAGCTTTCTGAGTGCCAACCGGCTAAAGAGACACCAGCGGACGCACTCTGGAGAAAAACCGTATCTGTGTTTAGAGTGTGGAAAGGGTTTCAGGCAGTCTTATCATCTTAAAACGCATCTGAGGACACATCTGTCATAA
- the LOC114160731 gene encoding LOW QUALITY PROTEIN: selenoprotein O (The sequence of the model RefSeq protein was modified relative to this genomic sequence to represent the inferred CDS: inserted 1 base in 1 codon), producing the protein MESSQTGSSALERLTFNNTALKRLPIDVSAEPGSRTVPGACFSRVGSLHPLLRPRIVALSQPSFSLLGLSAQEVLDDPLAPEYLSGSRLLAGSEPAAHCYCGHQFGLFAGQLGDGAVMYLGEVESDTQGHWEIQVKGAGVTPYSRDGDGRKVLRSSVREFLCSEAMFALGIPTTRAASLVTSDLHIGRDPLNNGERILERCSVVMRLAPSFIRFGSFEIFLGRDEFSGLQGPSAGRHDNRAQLLDYVIESFYPHIQQAHNNRRERNLSFFREVMMRTAKLVAQWQCVGFCHGVLNTDNMSILGLTLDYGPFGFMDRFDPDFVCNASDKRRRYSYQAQPSVCRWNLARLAEALGSELRAADAGAVLDDFMPTYEAFYLCGMRKKLGLVRKEEAEDREVVSDLLRVMHNTGADFTNTFRLLSRVXLVDLILKQCASIEELKVANKPTMEDRELAMILSMAHTNPVMFGMVADRPDVAQQLELMGRLKELLETDQEELKEKQRGDWIRWTCRYRRRLAREFDGTSDLHLVKKERLRVMKSSNPRVVLRNYIAQNAIQAADKGDFSEVNRILKVLEDPYTDPEPLCQQDGTCDETEKLFADGYDAKPPAWAQKICIT; encoded by the exons ATGGAGTCCTCTCAGACTGGGTCCTCCGCTCTGGAACGACTCACCTTTAACAACACCGCGCTGAAACGGCTCCCGATAGATGTCTCCGCCGAGCCCGGCTCCAGGACTGTCCCGGGAGCGTGTTTCTCCCGTGTCGGCTCTCTTCATCCACTACTGCGGCCCAGAATCGTGGCGCTGTCCCAGCCGTCTTTCTCTCTATTGGGCCTGAGTGCGCAAGAGGTGCTGGACGACCCTCTGGCCCCGGAGTATTTGAGCGGCTCCAGGCTGCTGGCTGGTTCCGAGCCGGCTGCGCACTGCTACTGCGGGCATCAGTTCGGGCTGTTCGCGGGTCAGCTGGGCGATGGAGCGGTCATGTATCTGGGGGAGGTGGAGTCAGATACCCAAGGACATTGGGAGATACAGGTGAAAGGTGCTGGAGTCACACCTTACTCCAg AGACGGTGATGGCAGGAAGGTGCTTCGCTCCAGCGTCAGAGAGTTCCTATGCAGCGAAGCCATGTTTGCCCTGGGGATCCCCACCACTCGAGCAGCCTCCCTTGTTACCTCTGACCTCCACATCGGCAGAGATCCTCTCAACAATGGTGAACGGATTCTGGAGCGTTGCTCAGTTGTCATGCGTCTCGCCCCTTCTTTCATCAG ATTTGGCTCCTTTGAGATCTTCCTGGGCCGGGATGAATTCTCTGGCCTGCAGGGTCCCAGCGCGGGGCGCCATGACAACCGTGCTCAGCTGCTGGATTATGTGATTGAGAGTTTCTATCCACACATTCAGCAGGCTCACAACAACAGGAGAGAAAGAAATCTCTCTTTTTTCAGAGAG GTGATGATGCGGACCGCAAAGCTGGTGGCCCAGTGGCAGTGTGTTGGATTTTGCCATGGTGTCCTCAACACAGACAATATGAGCATCCTGGGTCTGACTCTGGACTATGGGCCCTTTGGTTTCATGGACAG ATTTGATCCGGATTTTGTCTGCAATGCCTCAGACAAAAGGAGGCGCTATTCGTACCAAGCGCAGCCCTCCGTGTGCCGCTGGAACCTGGCTCGTCTGGCCGAGGCGTTGGGCTCTGAGCTGAGGGCAGCGGATGCAGGAGCGGTGCTGGATGACTTTATGCCCACTTACGAGGCTTTCTACCTGTGCGGCATGAGAAAAAAGTTGGGACTTGTGAGAAAAGAAGAGGCAGAGGACAGAGAAGTTGTGTCAGACCTATTGCGGGTCATGCACAACACag GGGCTGATTTCACCAACACTTTTCGCCTTCTGAGCCGTG CCTTGGTGGACCTCATTCTAAAGCAGTGTGCCTCCATTGAGGAGTTAAAGGTGGCTAATAAGCCTACGATGGAGGACCG TGAACTGGCAATGATTCTGTCCATGGCACACACCAACCCAGTCATGTTCGGAATGGTAGCAGACAGGCCAGACGTGGCCCAGCAGCTGGAACTCATGGGCCGGCTAAAAGAGCTCCTTGAGACGGACCAAGAagagctgaaagaaaaacagcgcGGTGACTGGATCCGCTGGACTTGCCGATACAG GAGGCGCTTAGCCCGGGAGTTTGATGGCACAAGTGACTTGCACCTTGTTAAAAAAGAGAGGCTAAGAGTGATGAAGAGCAGTAATCCCCGTGTGGTTCTTCGCAACTATATTGCACAGAATGCTATTCAAGCAGCAGATAAAGGAGACTTCTCTGAG GTTAACAGAATTCTCAAGGTTCTGGAGGACCCGTACACGGACCCTGAACCTTTGTGCCAACAAGACGGAACATGTGATGAAACAGAGAAGCTGTTTGCTGATGGCTACGATGCTAAGCCTCCTGCTTGGGCTCAAAAAATTTGCATCACTTGA